Proteins from one Podospora pseudocomata strain CBS 415.72m chromosome 4, whole genome shotgun sequence genomic window:
- a CDS encoding hypothetical protein (COG:S; EggNog:ENOG503P3HR), whose translation MPISTTPRSVSDATRFTATTPHADSKTARFSKPPNTSSLPPSGGSPEGNPIRIETPDEKVARLRAAHQRAKLANVSKLEQYLAVGRSLADKGHRLSVMALIGFSGLGIVATTYTFYDMMVLNRKRKAEWIETQKQLEADELAQARLAYMTGKADEDQIALVEEVMERERQQGMAGKTSFFEKIPSGFAPAERTHSPSVTEVVSWPSSAAPVPEQQGEGEKKKGLWTWLTANLKKEEEGEEVMGKERRLGWESLSEEDDGMGVRDSDLVRASEGRGVARGLKEKAREAFEKEKENERRGGALDRIGLEEKQEGEKKTKKGWFW comes from the exons atgccaatatccaccacccctcgcAGCGTCTCCGACGCAACCCGCTTCacagccacaaccccccacGCCGACTCCAAAACCGCCCGCTTCagcaaaccccccaacacctcctccctgcCCCCATCAGGGGGTTCTCCAGAAGGGAACCCAATCCGAATCGAAACCCCCGACGAAAAAGTCGCCCGCCTCCGCGCCGCCCACCAAAGAGCCAAACTCGCCAATGTCTCCAAGCTAGAGCAGTACCTCGCCGTAGGCCGCTCCCTAGCCGACAAGGGGCACCGTTTGTCAGTCATGGCACTGATAGGCTTCTCCG GCCTCGGCATAGTAGCAACAACCTACACCTTCTACGACATGATGGTCCTCAACCGCAAGCGCAAAGCAGAATGGATCGAGACCCAAAAGCAACTCGAGGCCGACGAGCTCGCCCAGGCCAGACTGGCGTACATGACTGGCAAGGCGGACGAGGACCAAATAGCGCTTGTAGAAGAAGTCATGGAAAGAGAGCGGCAGCAAGGAATGGCGGGGAAGACGTCGTTCTTTGAGAAAATCCCCAGCGGGTTCGCTCCTGCGGAAAGGACACACTCCCCAAGTGTGACGGAGGTTGTGAgctggccttcttctgctgcgccGGTGCCAGAGCaacaaggggagggggaaaagaagaaggggcTCTGGACTTGGCTGACTGCTAATctgaaaaaggaggaggaaggggaggaggtgatgggtaaggagaggaggttaGGGTGGGAGTCGttgagtgaggaggatgatgggatgggggtgagggataGCGATCTTGTCCGGGCgtcggaggggaggggggtggccagggggttgaaggagaaggcgagggaggcgtttgagaaggagaaggagaatgagaggaggggtggggcGTTGGATCGgattgggttggaggagaaacaggagggggagaagaagacgaagaaggggtggttttggtag
- a CDS encoding hypothetical protein (EggNog:ENOG503P9AN): MLSNESWPALQRKRGREEDLAEISPGGTLGFTEHRSKRLQALPLRTSPPSKRWAEPPRFHAPPTTFIIPSQPRTITPNSSDSEEPGHFAFAEEPEIVTVPTLQSPINVSITMADMDMDMDMMDTAPEPNPNHLNAFQPEPLPSVTGRIPTPIHCSFAAQVRGQNWNEAHGALATTPEEPTSMAFDSNGMVDAAVAHNSNPTTNALAMADWNHIQNRRLPSPISETGGEDSPAMVLDSCCSPHPITTSPSGHLSHLTHEHPLLASMREQSPRPGSPNGGMEVESGSPSPKRGHARSRHTVNSWTAVPPGVKRSFSIGYRADCDKCRMKVPGHFNHIIIS, translated from the exons ATGTTGTCCAACGAGAGCTGGCCTGCGCTCCAGCGCAaaagggggagagaagaggaCCTTGCCGAGATATCCCCTGGTGGTACGCTTGGCTTCACTGAACACAGGAGT AAACGCCTCCAAGCCCTTCCACTTAGGACGTCTCCCCCATCTAAGCGATGGGCCGAACCACCAAGATTCCATGCGCCGCCAACAACATTCATCATCCCGAGCCAACCACGAACCATCACGCCAAACAGCTCGGATTCTGAGGAGCCAGGTCATTTTGCCTTCGCCGAGGAGCCAGAGATCGTCACAGTTCCGACCCTACAATCCCCGATCAATGTTAGTATCACCATGGCAGACATGGACATGGACATGGACATGATGGACACCGCCCCCGAGCCAAACCCGAACCACCTTAACGCTTTCCAACCGGAGCCACTTCCCAGTGTCACCGGTCGCATCCCGACACCAATACACTGCAGCTTTGCAGCTCAGGTTCGAGGCCAAAACTGGAACGAGGCCCACGGTGCGCTGGCAACAACACCGGAAGAACCCACTTCCATGGCCTTTGACAGCAACGGCATGGTTGACGCTGCCGTGGCCCACAACTCCAATCCGACCACCAACGCTCTGGCAATGGCGGATTGGAATCACATCCAGAACCGCCGGCTGCCATCCCCGATCAGCGAAACCGGCGGTGAAGACAGCCCAGCCATGGTGCTTGATTCGTGCTGCTCCCCTCACCCTATCACCACGTCCCCGAGCGGACATCTCAGCCACTTGACGCACGAGCACCCATTGCTGGCATCGATGAGGGAGCAATCTCCGCGACCGGGTTCACCAAATGGAGGAATGGAGGTGGAATCGGGCTCGCCATCACCGAAACGGGGGCACGCGAGGTCGAGACATACGGTCAACTCGTGGACCGCGGTGCCGCCGGGAGTGAAGAGGTCGTTCAGTATAGGGTACCGGGCGGATTGTGATAAGTGCAGGATGAAGGTGCCGGGGCATTTTAATCATATCATCATTTCTTAG
- the ARO4 gene encoding 3-deoxy-7-phosphoheptulonate synthase (COG:E; EggNog:ENOG503NVDJ): protein MPGLDMAPLQADDMRVLGQDPLIPPALLISEIPITEDALQTVVKGRRDAVGVIMGRNDRLLVIVGPCSIHDPATAIEYAHRLKALSDKLSEDLVIVMRAYLEKPRTTVGWKGLINDPDIDETFKINKGLRVSRQLFRDLTSTGMPIATEMLDTISPQFLADLISVGAIGARTTESQLHRELASGLSFPIGFKNGTDGSLGVAIDAIGAAAAKHHFMGVTKQGLAAITRTSGNEHGFVILRGGTKGTNYDKASVQAAKETLVKKGQKLAIMIDCSHGNSNKDHRNQPKVAATVAEQLREGETAIIGVMIESNINEGNQKVPAEGPAALKKGVSITDACINWENTVAVLEDLAAAVRERRKVNAGKEAAAEAKTTPLEED, encoded by the exons ATGCCCGGACTTGATATGGCGCCTCTTCAGGCCGATGACATGAGAG TGTTGGGTCAAGATCCCCTCATTCCCCCTGCCCTTCTTATTTCTGAGATCCCCATCACCGAGGATGCTCTGCAAACAGTAGTAAAGGGCAGACGTGATGCCGTCGGCGTCATCATGGGCCGCAACGACCGTCTCCTGGTCATCGTCGGCCCATGCTCCATCCACGaccccgccaccgccatTGAGTACGCACATAGACTCAAGGCTCTCTCCGACAAGCTCTCAGAGgacctcgtcatcgtcatgcGCGCTTACCTCGAGAAGCCACGCACCACCGTTGGCTGGAAGGGTCTGATCAACGACCCTGATATCGATGAGACCTTCAAGATCAATAAGGGTCTCCGCGTATCCAGACAGCTCTTCCGtgacctcacctccaccggcaTGCCCATCGCTACCGAGATGTTGGACACCATCTCTCCTCAGTTCTTAGCCGACCTGATCTCAGTTGGTGCCATCGGTGCCCGTACCACCGAGTCTCAGCTCCACCGTGAGCTCGCCTCTGGCCTGTCCTTCCCTATCGGCTTCAAGAACGGAACCGATGGCAGTCTTGGTGTTGCTATCGATGCCATCggtgctgccgctgccaagcATCACTTCATGGGTGTAACCAAGCAGGGTCTTGCTGCCATCACTCGTACCAGCGGGAACGAGCACGGCTTTGTCATTCTCAGAGGTGGCACCAAGGGCACTAACTACGACAAGGCCAGCGTccaggctgccaaggagacCCTTGTCAAGAAGGGTCAAAAGCTCGCTATCATGATTGACTGCTCTCACG GTAACTCTAACAAGGACCACCGCAACCAGCCCAAGGTGGCCGCCACCGTCGCCGAGCAGCTCCGCGAGGGCGAGACCGCCATCATTGGTGTCATGATTGAGTCCAACATCAACGAGGGCAACCAGAAGGTACCTGCCGAGGGCCCTGCCGCTCTCAAGAAGGGCGTCTCCATCACCGATGCCTGCATCAACTGGGAGAACACCGTGGCCGTCCTCGAggacctcgccgccgccgttcgCGAGCGCCGCAAGGTCAACGCTGGCAAGGAGGCCGCTgccgaggccaagaccaccccgttggaggaggattag
- a CDS encoding hypothetical protein (EggNog:ENOG503P5ZG) produces MKPIPLLSTIFLLLGIASASAPTFCKCTCFTNSTIIPLGPLHDNPPSPNPPPGFLSPRASSSSCTQCNRAFCLKYNLPICKDAEEKDVVTSCFQRDSNKDKIIVWGFILGTAGLLSWAGVKRVIDSRMERQRQERGNEGGGGIIGVIGGLVSGGNAQRGGNIGGGGLTRRGTGGGGGEGQGTYSPLGEGGGAR; encoded by the exons ATGAAGCCAatacccctcctctccaccatcttcctcctcctagGAATAGCCTCAGCCT CCGCCCCAACTTTCTGCAAATGCACCTGCTTCACAAAcagcaccatcatccccctcggccccctccacgacaaccccccttcccccaacccaccccccggcttcctctccccccgagcctcctcctcctcctgcaccCAATGCAACCGTGCCTTCTGCCTCAAATACAACCTACCCATCTGCAAAGACGCCGAAGAAAAAGACGTCGTCACCTCCTGCTTCCAGCGCGACAGCAACAAGGACAAGATTATAGTCTGGGGCTTCATCCTCGGCACCGCCGGCCTGCTGAGCTGGGCGGGGGTAAAAAGGGTTATTGACTCGAGAATGGAAAGACAGAGGCAAGAACGTGGgaatgaggggggaggggggataaTAGGGGTGataggggggttggtttccGGTGGGAATGCCCAGAGAGGGGGGAAtattggtggaggggggctCACGAGGAGAGGtactggtggaggaggaggcgaagggCAGGGGACGTACAGTCCTTtgggggagggcggtggtgcaCGATGA
- a CDS encoding hypothetical protein (COG:U; EggNog:ENOG503NY96), translated as MERRSLSHRRLPSDPELDRFPGPSRAATRSDGPSSQPSPSNEFTVPKTTEPENVEGFKLAALLASVTVVVFLMMLDTSILATAIPRITDEFESLEDVGWYAAIYQLASAALQPLTGKIYQKFSTQWTFITFFAIFEIGSAICGASVASWMLITGRAIAGIGGAGLINGALTILGTSVPMSRRPTYTGIMMGFSQLGIIAGPLVGGAFTSYVSWRWCFYINLPIGALVIVALSFVHIPDAFQKRRAMDVLRRIYIELDLLGFALLAPAAVQLMLALSWGGDKYPWNSPIIIGLFSGAGATTIVFLIWDWYLGDVALVPLSLVTQRQVWTSAITNCFLLFIVYVASFFLPIYFQAVHGATPIMSGVYVMASIVSQLILAVIVGPLVQKTGYVIPYTIFSASIGAVSNGLCSTFSPTTPPVQYILYQILGGIGRGAGMQMPLLAIQAILPPQDIAMGTCILVFVQNLGISILLAGANTIFGETLQNELSQAVPYSREILQAGATRFREVVKEGDLDVVLEAWSRSIGKVFYMAAAAGGLAVFTALGMGWVDIRKGKVGGRGRGAEGDLEDD; from the exons ATGGAGAGAAGGTCGCTTTCCCATCGCCGTCTGCCTTCAGATCCAGAACTCGATAGATTCCCCGGGCCTTCAAGAGCTGCGACAAGAAGCGATGGCCCCTCAAGTCAGCCAAGTCCCTCGAATGAGTTCACCGTGCCCAAGACTACCGAGCCCGAAAATGTCGAAGGATTCAAGCTGGCCGCCTTGCTGGCCTCTGTCACAGTCGTtgtctttttgatgatgcttgatacctccatcctcgccactGCA ATACCTCGCATTACGGATGAGTTCGAATCCCTCGAAGACGTCGGATGGTATGCCGCCATCTACCAACTCGCCAGCGCcgccctccaacccctcacaGGCAAGATTTACCAGAAGTTCAGCACCCAATGGACCTTCATCACCTTCTTCGCGATCTTCGAGATTGGTTCTGCAATCTGCGGCGCCTCAGTCGCCTCCTGGATGCTCATCACTGGTCGCGCTATCGCCGGGATCGGGGGGGCGGGCCTCATCAACGGAGCTCTCACCATCCTCGGAACATCAGTACCCATGAGTCGGCGGCCAACATACACCGGAATCATGATGGGCTTCTCGCAGCTTGGCATCATTGCTGGTCCCCTCGTTGGTGGAGCCTTTACCTCTTACGTTTCCTGGCGCTGGTGCTTctacatcaacctcccaatcGGCGCTCTCGTCATCGTTGCGCTCTCCTTTGTCCACATCCCAGACGCCTTCCAGAAACGGCGCGCCATGGACGTCCTTCGTCGCATCTACATCGAGCTCGACCTCCTCGGATTCGCACTGCTAGCACCCGCAGCTGTCCAGCTGATGCTAGCGCTGTCATGGGGCGGTGACAAATACCCATGGaactcccccatcatcatcggcctcTTCTCCGGAGCTGGCGCAACGACGATAGTCTTCCTCATCTGGGACTGGTACCTCGGCGACGTAGCCCTCGTCCCACTCTCCCTCGTTACCCAACGACAAGTCTGGACCAGCGCCATCACAAActgcttcctcctcttcatcgtctaCGTCGCGAGTTTCTTTTTGCCAATATACTTCCAAGCCGTCCACGGCGCAACCCCCATCATGTCAGGCGTGTACGTCATGGCCAGCATCGTCAGCCAGCTCATCCTAGCCGTCATTGTCGGTCCGCTTG TTCAAAAAACGGGCTATGTAATCCCCTacaccatcttctccgcctccatcGGCGCCGTCTCCAACGGTCTCTgctcaaccttctcccccaccacgcCTCCAGTGCAGTACATCCTCTACCAAATCCTCGGCGGCATCGGCCGCGGCGCGGGAATGCAGATGCCCCTCCTAGCAATCCAAGCCATCCTCCCGCCGCAGGACATAGCAATGGGGACGTGCATCCTGGTCTTTGTTCAAAACCTCGGTatctccatcctccttgCTGGAGCTAACACCATATTTGGGGAAACCCTTCAAAATGAACTATCCCAAGCAGTTCCGTACAGCAGGGAGATCCTCCAAGCGGGCGCGACGAGATTTAGGGAGGTGGTCAAAGAGGGGGATTTGGATGTTGTGTTGGAGGCTTGGTCGAGGAGTATAGGTAAGGTGTTTTACatggctgctgcggcgggAGGGTTGGCGGTTTTTACGgctttggggatggggtgggttgATATTAGGAAGGGTaaggttggtgggagggggaggggagctgaAGGTGATCTGGAGGATGACTAG
- a CDS encoding hypothetical protein (EggNog:ENOG503P2N0; COG:S), whose protein sequence is METTSSSSTTTTNGSVDGMPAPYGRACTNCARAKCRCIYRTGGADCERCHRLRKECIPSVSVRKRNGKRTHVSRAAQLEAKLEDLVSLLRHQAGPGGTAPSPGEPSVASSTPAPSARSAASVAGDHSPHPVPVAVLPPQLPDCHPAHGKGRPTPVARGTLLGSVFEPQDVGPRSPTPPPVEPPAIPYCTYQPSPFEAADGLVTFRKYMLIFLPFVYLPSNMTEERLRKTYPFLWFSIMTVTSKNADRRLVMSESIKKFIAQKMVMEHEKSLDLLFGLLVIMGWTHYHIKREKPILSLLASLAKSLVFDLGLNKVPSEPYISACLKTAFHPPPREKTMEERRAVLACFLLTSQISHSLKRLDALTWTSHMEESLQFLTQRHEWEGDDLLVAQVKIQLIVEQLNRATSQSIDNAPPSYYLSALHTQLTNVKTQLPSHLQQNDTILSHISYTELAIHEAAVAKPRISPTTTVPDLQRYAAMEACLNAIKDWFDRHFSIPSYVYIGMTFSYWCHMAHCLLSLYRLSVLDDPAWDRRAVRNKLDLLRICDQLKLGFEELSAKRRLDSGPTIEEDGFTKFNMMLRTMKSGWVAELAAIDGVDLSGGGHHSSSVEQYLDAGNANELNLPLFHAEDPEAWMAGLFDMNWDP, encoded by the exons ATGGAGACaacatcgtcctcctcaacgacgacaactaACGGCTCGGTCGATGGGATGCCGGCCCCGTACGGGAGGGCTTGCACAAACTGTGCGAGGGCGAAGTGCAGGTGTATCTACCGGACCGGCGGTGCCGACTGTGAGAG ATGTCATCGGTTACGGAAAGAATGCATCCCATCGGTCTCGGTCAGGAAGAGAAATGGCAAGCGTACCCATGTCTCCCGTGCCGCCCAGCTTGAGGCTAAGCTAGAGGACCTTGTATCTCTTCTCCGTCACCAGGCCGGACCGGGTGGCACGGCTCCTTCTCCAGGTGAGCCGTCTGTTGCTTCTAGCACACCGGCACCAAGTGCTCGTTCGGCGGCCAGTGTTGCGGGTGATCATTCACCACATCCGGTGCCAGTTGCTGTTTTGCCTCCCCAGCTACCAGATTGTCATCCGGCTCATGGAAAAGGCCGTCCAACGCCTGTCGCTCGCGGTACTCTCCTTGGCAGCGTATTTGAGCCTCAAGATGTGGGACCgcgctcaccaacccccccgccgGTCGAGCCGCCAGCCATCCCGTATTGCACCTATCAGCCAAGTCCATTCGAGGCTGCTGATGGACTGGTGACGTTCAGAAAGTATATGTTGATCTTCCTCCCATTTGTATACCTGCCATCCAACATGACGGAGGAACGGCTTCGAAAAACATATCCCTTTTTGTGGTTCAGCATCATGACTGTCACCTCCAAGAACGCGGATCGACGTCTTGTGATGAGCGAGTCAATCAAGAAGTTCATTGCCCAGAAGATGGTCATGGAACATGAGAAGAGCTTAGACCTTCTTTTTGGCCTCTTGGTCATCATGGGCTG GACTCATTATCACATAAAGCGGGAAAAACCCATCCTTTCACTTCTGGCATCGCTCGCAAAGTCATTAGTATTTGATCTTGGCTTGAACAAAGTTCCTAGTGAGCCGTACATTTCAGCGTGTTTGAAGACAGccttccaccctccaccaAGAGAAAAGACAATGGAGGAACGGCGAGCCGTGCTGGCGTGTTTCCTGCTCACATCTCAGATATCTCATTCCCTAAAGAGGCTGGACGCCCTTACCTGGACGTCTCACATGGAAGAAAGCTTACAGTTCCTCACCCAGCGGCACGAGTGGGAAGGGGACGATCTTTTGGTTGCTCAGGTCAAGATTCAACTCATCGTCGAGCAGCTCAACAGGGCCACATCACAGTCAATAGACAATGCGCCACCTTCGTACTATCTTTCAGCCCTCCACACTCAGCTTACCAACGTCAAGACCCAGCTCCCCAGTCATTTGCAACAAAACG ACACAATCCTCAGCCACATCTCCTACACCGAGCTCGCCATCCACGAAGCCGCCGTTGCCAAGCCCCGTatctccccaaccaccaccgtccccgaCCTCCAGCGCTACGCCGCCATGGAGGCCTGCCTCAACGCCATCAAAGACTGGTTCGACCGCCACTTCTCCATCCCGTCATATGTCTACATCGGCATGACGTTCAGCTACTGGTGCCACATGGCCCactgcctcctctccctctaccGGCTCTCCGTCCTCGACGACCCCGCCTGGGACCGCCGCGCCGTCCGCAACAAGCTCGACCTGCTACGGATCTGCGACCAGCTCAAGCTAGGCTTTGAGGAGCTCTCCGCCAAAAGAAGGCTAGACTCGGGCCCGACgatcgaggaggatgggttCACCAAGTTTAACATGATGCTGCGGACGATGAAGAGCGGGTGGGTGGCGGAGCTGGCGGCGATTGACGGGGTGGATCTGAGCGGCGGGGGGCATCATTCGAGCTCGGTGGAACAGTACCTGGATGCGGGGAACGCGAATGAGCTGAACTTGCCGTTGTTTCATGCCGAGGATCCGGAGGcgtggatggcggggttgtttgATATGAATTGGGATCCTTGA
- a CDS encoding hypothetical protein (EggNog:ENOG503PYIH), translated as MKTGRLLLSVTVGVIAQVDVVATVVRGRALNPAIPPSNLPHEPIHHLSPRQDQEPEPPRRTTIITARTTITTRLSSRTPSPSSRTEDDDTTKTDDTQTTTSAVETSTTLSATETTSPAASASPSAAEPPLPPSEEGSGLSPGTAAGIAAGAVAAVALIALIIFLLWRKKKGGIRGAVVTADYPDTMNMVDNTKPQQYPEPTLPGDLSSRNGSVTNDDPFFHKDEYAFAAAGARRQSSFSPSQVGVAVGGSPGGQGQGQYGGYQREGQQQYGAYLPPLPTQEQQKFAMVGSPGQEQQQQQHIAFAQTSPGQPQQQFAYAPNQGYYQQQQQQQYIPSSQGGDLGANGVPYRPVSAFTAYPSPGHPILPVSPLTPHRQSLGMASQASPYYPPHPSQPSRPPQGPENVASPNLPNFMIPGGIKSRAMSFSASQPQYEGEARQEWAAPPPPVPAMPTAVALISPPLSPLRRNPV; from the exons ATGAAGACCGGTCGATTGCTACTCTCGGTTACTGTGGGCGTGATAGCACAAGTTGATGTAGTAgcgacggtggtgagggggagggcgctGAAT CCCGCTATCCCACCAAGCAACCTCCCCCACgaacccatccaccacctgtCTCCccgacaagaccaagaacCAGAACCCCCGCGAAGAACGACCATAATAACAgcccgcaccaccatcaccacccgcctGTCCTCCCGaaccccatccccttcctccagaACCGAAGATGACGATACGACAAAAACCGATGACActcaaacaaccaccagcgCGGTAGAAACCTCCACAACACTCAGCGCAACAGAAACtacctcccccgccgccagcgcctccccctccgcagccgaaccaccccttcccccttcagAAGAGGGAAGCGGTCTATCCCCCGGCACAGCAGCCGGGATAGCAGCCGGGGCAGTCGCAGCCGTCGCTCTCAtcgccctcatcatcttcctcctctggcgCAAGAAAAAAGGCGGGATCCGCGGTGCAGTCGTCACGGCTGATTACCCTGACACGATGAACATGGTTGACAATACCAAGCCGCAGCAATACCCTGAACCGACCCTTCCAGGTGATCTCAGCAGTAGGAACGGTTCTGTCACAAACGATGACCCCTTCTTTCACAAAGACGAGTACGCATTCGCTGCCGCGGGCGCGAGGAGGCAGTCGAGTTTCTCTCCGTCGCAGGTTGGCGTAGCGGTGGGTGGGAGTCcgggggggcaggggcaggggcagtaTGGGGGGTACCAACGggaagggcagcagcagtatgGGGCTTACCTACCCCCCCTACCAACACAAGAACAACAGAAGTTTGCGATGGTAGGATCGCCGGGtcaagagcagcagcagcagcaacacatTGCCTTTGCCCAGACTTCACCCGGccaaccccagcagcagtttGCTTATGCCCCGAATCAGGGATActaccaacagcagcagcagcagcagtacaTCCCCTCCTCTCAAGGCGGTGACCTCGGCGCAAACGGCGTGCCCTACCGCCCAGTAAGCGCCTTCACAGCTTATCCTTCCCCAGGGCACCCGATCCTCCCGGTGTCGCCCCTGACGCCCCACCGGCAGTCGCTCGGTATGGCCTCACAGGCATCACCATATTATCCGCCGCACCCATCACAGCCATCCCGACCACCACAGGGCCCAGAAAATGTTGCGAGCCCGAATCTACCCAACTTCATGATACCCGGGGGCATCAAGTCGAGAGCGATGAGTTTCAGCGCCTCACAGCCGCAGTATGAAGGGGAAGCAAGGCAAGAAtgggcagcaccaccaccaccagtacCAGCAATGCCCACAGCCGTGGCTCTGATCTcaccccctctctctcccctaAGGAGAAACCCTGTATAG
- a CDS encoding hypothetical protein (EggNog:ENOG503PWTV) — MSTIPRRSNSTNPRPGSSAFPRVPRSKLAPQPLDLKRSNTTAGTQSSQPQQEQTSRSTPYSSSARERIDPRAPLSPIPSSAGSRSTPYSSNLKERTDLRSSAAPRPLQTAQSLNRRPSNATETTTGHRRRPSLGGESIGQFASSRRPSAPDGHNRRPSASQQQQSSNTPPRRPSAPTHTRRPSGPTYQPQPQRHNLRPSAQQQNHGRRDGGGGGVGGRPPITQQVDQATKTQINQTYAVTMMASPYNPLPFFLPIPLGIAMLLTPSGKDVRGAGPAPMRAGTVGGRR, encoded by the coding sequence ATGTCTACAATCCCGCGCAGATCAAACTCTACTAATCCCCGTCCAGGGAGCTCTGCCTTCCCCAGAGTCCCCAGGAGCAAGCTTGCGCCCCAGCCATTAGACCTCAAGCGCTCAAACACCACAGCTGGAACCCAgtcatctcaacctcaacaggAACAGACGTCAAGGTCAACCCCCTACTCGTCATCAGCCAGGGAACGCATCGACCCCAGAGCACCCCTCtcacccatcccatcctccgccgGCTCCCGCTCAACACCGTACTCCTCCAACCTAAAAGAGCGAACCGACCTCCGCTCTTCCGCAGCCCCCCGACCCCTCCAAACAGCCCAATCCCTCAACCGAAGGCCCTCTAACGCCACAGAAACCACCACAGGCCATAGGCGACGTCCCTCTCTAGGAGGGGAGTCGATCGGCCAATTCGCCTCCAGCCGGCGCCCTTCAGCACCAGACGGGCACAACCGGCGCCCTTCcgcttctcaacaacagcagtcCAGTAACACCCCCCCACGGAGACCCTCGGCACCAACCCATACCCGTCGCCCCTCTGGACCAACCTACCAGCCCCAACCACAACGGCACAATCTTCGTCCTTCAGCACAGCAACAAAATCATGGGCGGAGggatggcggtggaggaggtgtagGGGGCAGACCGCCGATAACCCAGCAGGTGGACCAGGCGACAAAGACGCAGATTAACCAGACTTATGCGGTTACTATGATGGCTAGTCCGTATAACCCTTTGCCGTTCTTTTTGCCGATTCCTTTGGGGATTGCGATGCTTTTGACGCCGAGCGGGAAGGATGTGAGGGGGGCGGGGCCGGCGCCGATGAGAGCTGGGACTGTGGGTGGGAGGCGGTGA